A window from Streptomyces sp. NBC_00299 encodes these proteins:
- a CDS encoding SCO7613 C-terminal domain-containing membrane protein, producing the protein MTHFPPPAEELRLLDLELRQLDARRAQLLHRRAWLVTALQAAASRSAPAPLVPPRPEASAPRVQNVLLVLGGVLLTVAAMAFTLVSWGHMGIAGRGLVLGAVTVAVLAAPLPLLKRGLRSTAESVAGLGLVLTALDAYALHEVGLADVDATGYLAAASAVLAALWTAYGLLPRTSELRLPLPAALIAAQLPLTLWAVAADASLFGIMAAVLVTAGVDAGVALRVPAGSVRITAVIGAYGMGAWGVWAAGWLSWTATGPSAAARAAALLLLAAGIAVAVAWQQAAAKQALGLSVAAGLLTVAALGGTARPVLSEAWTVPVYLACGIALLAAIRADRLPQALRDGLTRASATVQGLALLWTLPLVAIALVGPVAWVDQVWSGAPGDVRHATAVDAPWPPYTETVPVVLAMVAAVLLLAARDTAWRTRALTGVLVLAWAAALVLPAVLEVPYAVGLVALAITTAGALAAAAWIRPSEQPATAQEPSATSPEEPATTAVGEPAAVTATPIGVPTPRATATVLALLTSLPLAFLSLTTEAATLTVLAALTALFATASWKAHLAPVTAPAGLAYAAGLACAAGAAAGWQAQYVALLVLVVPVAAALLAARLGDARATVPVEVTGAIAALLAVALAAAPADLPMLALVLALCGVITAGTAVRPERRSVAYASAALFVLATWVRLAAWDVGTPEAYTLPVTVPALLVGALLRRRDPQASSWTAYGPGLAATLVPSLLAAWGDPQWTRPLLLGLAALAVTLLGARHHLQAPLLLGGAVLALDALHELAPYIAQVTDALPRWVPPALAGLLLLAIGATYEQRLRNARKMRDFLGNMH; encoded by the coding sequence ATGACGCACTTTCCGCCCCCGGCCGAGGAGTTGCGGCTTCTCGACCTCGAGCTGCGCCAGCTGGACGCCCGTCGGGCCCAGTTGCTGCACCGCCGAGCCTGGCTCGTCACCGCGCTGCAAGCGGCGGCCTCCCGGTCCGCTCCGGCGCCTCTCGTCCCGCCCCGCCCCGAGGCTTCGGCGCCCCGGGTGCAGAACGTCCTGCTGGTGCTGGGCGGTGTCCTGCTGACGGTCGCCGCGATGGCGTTCACGCTGGTCAGCTGGGGGCACATGGGGATCGCCGGGCGGGGCCTGGTGCTCGGCGCGGTCACGGTGGCGGTGCTCGCCGCGCCGCTGCCGCTGCTGAAGCGCGGGCTGCGGTCGACGGCCGAGTCGGTGGCGGGCCTGGGGCTCGTGCTGACGGCGCTCGACGCCTACGCGCTGCACGAGGTCGGGTTGGCCGACGTGGACGCCACCGGCTACCTCGCGGCCGCCTCGGCCGTGCTGGCGGCTCTGTGGACGGCGTACGGCCTGCTGCCGCGCACCTCCGAGCTGCGTCTGCCCCTGCCGGCCGCTCTGATCGCCGCCCAACTCCCGCTCACCCTGTGGGCGGTGGCGGCCGACGCGAGCCTGTTCGGGATCATGGCCGCCGTGCTGGTGACGGCCGGGGTCGACGCGGGTGTTGCGCTCCGGGTGCCTGCCGGGTCCGTGCGGATCACCGCGGTGATCGGTGCGTACGGCATGGGCGCCTGGGGCGTGTGGGCCGCCGGCTGGCTGTCCTGGACGGCCACCGGCCCGAGCGCCGCCGCCCGTGCGGCGGCGCTCCTCCTCTTGGCCGCGGGCATCGCGGTCGCGGTGGCGTGGCAGCAGGCCGCCGCGAAGCAGGCGCTCGGCCTCTCCGTCGCCGCCGGTCTCCTCACGGTCGCCGCGCTCGGCGGCACCGCCCGCCCCGTGCTGTCAGAGGCTTGGACGGTTCCGGTGTATCTGGCATGCGGCATCGCCCTGCTCGCGGCGATCCGGGCGGACCGGCTGCCGCAGGCGCTGCGCGACGGGCTCACCCGGGCCTCCGCCACCGTGCAGGGACTCGCCCTGCTGTGGACGCTGCCGCTGGTGGCGATCGCGCTCGTGGGTCCGGTGGCCTGGGTGGATCAGGTGTGGTCCGGGGCGCCCGGCGATGTGCGGCATGCGACGGCGGTCGACGCTCCTTGGCCCCCGTACACGGAGACGGTGCCGGTCGTCCTGGCCATGGTCGCCGCCGTACTGCTCCTCGCGGCACGCGACACCGCGTGGCGGACCCGGGCCCTGACCGGCGTGCTGGTCCTGGCATGGGCAGCGGCGCTGGTCCTGCCCGCCGTGCTCGAAGTCCCCTACGCCGTGGGCCTGGTGGCCCTGGCAATCACCACGGCCGGCGCCCTCGCGGCGGCCGCGTGGATACGACCGTCCGAACAGCCGGCGACGGCGCAGGAGCCGTCGGCGACCTCGCCGGAGGAACCCGCCACCACCGCCGTGGGAGAGCCCGCAGCCGTGACAGCCACTCCCATCGGCGTCCCCACCCCCCGCGCGACCGCCACGGTCCTCGCCCTCCTCACCTCACTCCCGCTCGCCTTCCTCTCGCTGACCACCGAGGCCGCGACCCTCACCGTGCTCGCCGCGCTGACGGCGCTCTTCGCGACGGCCTCCTGGAAGGCGCACCTCGCTCCGGTCACGGCCCCGGCCGGGCTCGCGTACGCCGCCGGGCTGGCCTGTGCGGCGGGGGCCGCGGCCGGCTGGCAGGCGCAGTACGTCGCCCTGCTGGTCCTGGTGGTCCCGGTGGCGGCGGCTCTGCTCGCGGCGCGGCTCGGTGACGCGCGGGCGACGGTCCCGGTCGAGGTGACGGGCGCGATCGCCGCGCTGCTCGCCGTCGCGCTGGCCGCGGCACCGGCCGACCTGCCGATGCTGGCCCTGGTGCTGGCGCTGTGCGGTGTGATCACGGCCGGTACGGCGGTCCGTCCGGAACGCCGGTCCGTGGCCTACGCCTCCGCCGCTCTGTTCGTGCTGGCCACGTGGGTGCGTCTGGCGGCCTGGGACGTCGGGACGCCCGAGGCGTACACGCTGCCGGTCACCGTCCCGGCCCTGCTGGTCGGCGCCCTGCTCAGGCGCCGCGATCCGCAGGCCTCGTCCTGGACGGCGTACGGCCCCGGACTCGCCGCCACCCTCGTGCCGAGCCTCCTCGCGGCCTGGGGCGACCCGCAGTGGACGCGCCCCCTGCTCCTCGGCCTGGCGGCCCTGGCGGTCACCCTGCTCGGCGCCCGCCACCACCTCCAGGCACCGCTCCTCCTCGGCGGCGCGGTGCTGGCCCTGGACGCCCTGCACGAACTCGCCCCGTACATCGCCCAGGTGACCGATGCACTCCCCCGCTGGGTACCGCCCGCCCTGGCCGGCCTCCTCCTGCTGGCCATCGGAGCGACGTACGAGCAACGCCTCAGGAACGCCCGAAAGATGCGGGACTTCCTGGGCAACATGCACTGA
- a CDS encoding exo-rhamnogalacturonan lyase family protein, with translation MSPIPRRSLLKAAAVAGAAAQFSWALGAKGAQAAPSGAEADDDPVTLDWLEDGGLGAAPGSTVGVPWPKGAYRQDQDFAVRDADGKEVPVQSWPIAHWPDGSLKWTAHAVSSGNGKLSLSAGEAAVPEQKVTVDKSGGAITVSTGVITAKIGKSGATLIKSVTRGSTEIARNGRLVLIRQPEIEDEDQGAVRTERFEGAISEVTVEQEGPVRAVVRIDGKHRKGGRSWLPFSIRLYFYAGADSFRMVHTITYDGTQEPGKASGDFIRGLGVRFTVPMRDESYDRHVRIGGEGTGMLREAVKGITGLRRDPGAAVQAAQFAGEKLPDPSTWDQRVTTRLQYIPEWGDYTLSQLSADGFTLRKRTKKGYGWIGAGGGGRASGFGYVGGVSGGLSFGLRDFWEKFPAQLDIRDAHTDAAEVTMWLWSPEAQPMDLRFYHDGMGQDTYPEQLEGLNITYEDYEPEFGTPYGIARTSELLFWANESTPSPETLAQQVEAVRVLPQLAAPPAQLIKAGVFGPGLYSEPDRSTPAKAKIEDHLDFLLTYYKDQVEMRRWYGFWDYGDIMHTYDTVRHQWRYDIGGYAWDNSELSPDLWLWFAYLRSGRADIFRFAEAMTRHTGEVDVYHLGEWAGLGTRHGVQHYADSAKQQRIANTTYRRYYYFLTADERVGDLMHANVDSDETFLVLDPIRKIRTEPYTPDRHALSIGFGTDWSGLVSAWLTEWERKGPKWEKAKARVLSSMETIADQPNGFVQGSGLYDLDTGRFAVADKPVVGVSHLSAVFGLNELCAELIDLVDMPKFNEAYYDYCRYFNATKTEQAARYGSNFGSLLLFQGHSRLDAYAAVRTGDEKLATRAWEKFYNSDGYKESAPWRTEKLSGPDALVPGSEAAWVSTNDTALYGLAAIENLALLGDRMP, from the coding sequence TGTGACCCTGGACTGGCTGGAGGACGGCGGCCTCGGTGCCGCGCCCGGCTCCACCGTCGGCGTCCCCTGGCCGAAGGGCGCCTACCGGCAGGACCAGGATTTCGCGGTCAGGGACGCCGACGGCAAGGAGGTGCCGGTCCAGTCCTGGCCGATCGCCCACTGGCCCGACGGCTCGCTCAAGTGGACGGCACACGCGGTCAGTTCGGGCAACGGCAAGCTGTCTCTGAGCGCCGGTGAGGCCGCCGTACCGGAGCAGAAGGTCACCGTCGACAAGAGCGGTGGCGCGATCACCGTCTCCACCGGCGTCATCACCGCGAAGATCGGCAAGTCGGGCGCCACGCTCATCAAGTCGGTCACCCGCGGCTCCACCGAGATCGCCAGGAACGGCCGCCTCGTGCTGATCCGCCAGCCCGAGATCGAGGACGAGGACCAGGGCGCGGTGAGGACCGAGCGCTTCGAGGGTGCCATCTCCGAGGTCACCGTCGAGCAGGAGGGCCCCGTCCGCGCCGTCGTCCGCATCGACGGCAAGCACCGCAAGGGCGGCCGGAGTTGGCTCCCCTTTTCCATCCGCCTCTACTTCTACGCAGGCGCCGACTCCTTCCGCATGGTCCACACCATCACGTACGACGGCACGCAGGAGCCGGGCAAGGCGAGCGGCGACTTCATCCGCGGCCTCGGCGTGCGCTTCACCGTCCCGATGCGGGACGAGTCGTACGACCGCCACGTCCGCATCGGCGGCGAGGGCACCGGCATGCTCCGCGAAGCCGTCAAGGGCATCACCGGACTGCGGCGCGATCCGGGGGCGGCCGTACAGGCGGCGCAGTTCGCCGGGGAGAAGCTGCCCGACCCGTCCACCTGGGACCAGCGCGTGACCACCCGGCTGCAGTACATCCCGGAGTGGGGCGACTACACCCTCTCCCAGCTCTCCGCCGACGGCTTCACCCTGCGTAAGCGCACGAAGAAGGGCTACGGCTGGATCGGCGCCGGCGGCGGCGGGCGTGCCTCCGGCTTCGGATACGTCGGGGGCGTCAGCGGCGGACTCTCCTTCGGGCTGCGGGACTTCTGGGAGAAGTTCCCCGCCCAGCTCGACATCCGCGACGCCCACACCGACGCGGCCGAGGTCACCATGTGGCTCTGGTCGCCCGAGGCGCAGCCCATGGACCTGCGGTTCTACCACGACGGCATGGGCCAGGACACCTACCCCGAGCAGCTCGAAGGCCTCAACATCACCTACGAGGACTACGAGCCCGAGTTCGGCACCCCCTACGGCATCGCCCGCACCTCCGAACTCCTCTTCTGGGCCAACGAGTCGACGCCCTCACCCGAGACTCTGGCCCAACAGGTCGAGGCCGTACGGGTGCTGCCGCAGCTCGCCGCCCCGCCCGCGCAGCTCATCAAGGCGGGGGTCTTCGGGCCGGGCCTGTACTCCGAGCCGGACCGCTCCACGCCGGCCAAGGCGAAGATCGAGGACCACCTCGACTTCCTCCTCACCTACTACAAGGACCAGGTGGAGATGCGCCGTTGGTACGGCTTCTGGGACTACGGCGACATCATGCACACCTACGACACCGTCAGACACCAGTGGCGGTACGACATCGGCGGCTACGCCTGGGACAACTCCGAGCTCTCGCCCGACCTGTGGCTGTGGTTCGCGTACCTGAGGAGCGGACGCGCGGACATCTTCCGGTTCGCCGAGGCCATGACCCGGCACACCGGTGAGGTCGACGTCTACCACCTCGGCGAATGGGCCGGCCTCGGCACCCGGCACGGTGTGCAGCACTACGCCGACAGCGCCAAGCAGCAGCGCATCGCCAACACCACCTACCGCCGCTACTACTACTTCCTCACCGCGGACGAACGCGTCGGCGACCTCATGCACGCCAACGTCGACTCCGACGAGACCTTCCTCGTCCTCGACCCGATCCGCAAGATCCGCACCGAGCCGTACACCCCCGACCGGCACGCCCTGTCGATCGGCTTCGGCACCGACTGGAGCGGACTGGTGTCGGCCTGGCTGACGGAGTGGGAGCGCAAGGGCCCCAAGTGGGAGAAGGCCAAGGCGCGGGTCCTGTCCAGCATGGAGACGATCGCCGACCAGCCCAACGGCTTCGTGCAGGGCAGCGGCCTCTACGACCTCGACACGGGCAGGTTCGCCGTCGCCGACAAGCCCGTCGTCGGCGTCTCCCACCTCTCCGCGGTCTTCGGTCTGAACGAACTGTGCGCCGAGCTGATCGACCTGGTCGACATGCCGAAGTTCAACGAGGCGTACTACGACTACTGCCGCTACTTCAACGCGACGAAGACCGAGCAGGCGGCACGCTACGGCTCCAACTTCGGCTCCCTGCTGCTCTTCCAGGGGCACTCGCGCCTGGACGCGTACGCCGCCGTCCGGACCGGCGACGAGAAGCTCGCCACGCGCGCGTGGGAGAAGTTCTACAACTCCGACGGCTACAAGGAGTCGGCACCGTGGCGGACGGAGAAGCTGAGCGGCCCCGACGCGCTGGTCCCGGGCAGCGAGGCCGCCTGGGTGTCCACCAACGACACCGCGCTGTACGGGCTCGCGGCCATTGAGAACCTGGCGCTGCTGGGCGACAGGATGCCGTAA
- a CDS encoding SRPBCC family protein: MDWSHYRFRSLWALPAPPDIVYDLLEQAEGYPRWWPQVREVNRIDDTSGVITIRSVLPYDMTFTAREVRRERGAGVLEIAMSGDLDGWVRWTVTPRGGGSLARYEQVVDVNKPLLRRLAVPGRPVFRANHWLMMRSGRRGLAAHLARARQGGHEDGHQAV; encoded by the coding sequence ATGGACTGGAGCCACTACCGCTTCCGCAGCCTGTGGGCCCTGCCCGCACCGCCCGACATCGTCTACGACCTGCTGGAACAGGCCGAGGGCTACCCCCGCTGGTGGCCCCAGGTGCGCGAGGTGAACCGGATCGACGACACCAGCGGCGTGATCACGATCCGCTCCGTCCTCCCGTACGACATGACCTTCACCGCGCGCGAGGTGCGGCGGGAGCGCGGGGCGGGCGTGCTCGAGATCGCCATGTCCGGCGACCTCGACGGCTGGGTGCGCTGGACCGTCACCCCGCGCGGCGGCGGGAGCCTGGCTCGCTACGAGCAGGTCGTCGACGTGAACAAGCCGCTGCTGCGGCGGCTCGCGGTACCCGGGCGGCCCGTCTTCCGTGCCAACCACTGGCTGATGATGCGCTCCGGACGGCGGGGCCTGGCGGCGCACTTGGCCCGTGCGCGGCAAGGCGGCCATGAAGACGGCCATCAAGCGGTTTGA